In Anaerobacillus isosaccharinicus, one genomic interval encodes:
- a CDS encoding GGDEF domain-containing protein, whose protein sequence is MKKINICLITALTFAILYFFWLSFSTENVATVSTSIITTAAPLISLLFMLNIYNDLNNTRRNFVLLFILGTFSYFIAELIWNYQVLFLSLGDLPFPGISDLFYFLNTILFISAFIYLVSTKSQRLQLFSFLLDLLIIYSAIIVLLAMKFFVPIFEANGYTTLSIFVSTLYPALVLFLLISMVICFLYKNDTFARVTMFLFIAAISLQVIGDMLFTYAMYHSMFKLNSFLEPLWSLSIILFGIAVYSLSEHKEVNPNKPLLHIYQSFKWNVYRMIIQSGCILTLLYLLIQKNNLIYSSVLTVLIILVLLRQILSSYQIHKLLSSISALKDDLEQKVIERTEELSRKNEDLSTAVEKINYMALHDDLTDLPNRRALHEKLQGLIGENIPFTLLFIDVNKFKEINDSLGHNYGDEVLKGISQVLQHSIKDVGVVFRQSGDEFIITIENINSLFIENIINKIIQNSIVPLQVVEQRINVSFSIGVSQYPKDGNNLNEIIRCADFAMYKAKNDCIDCCYPNTK, encoded by the coding sequence ATGAAAAAAATAAACATTTGTTTAATAACAGCTTTAACCTTTGCGATTTTATACTTTTTCTGGCTATCATTTTCAACAGAAAATGTTGCTACTGTAAGTACAAGTATCATTACAACAGCGGCTCCGCTTATTTCACTTCTATTCATGCTAAACATATATAATGATTTGAACAATACTAGACGGAATTTTGTATTGTTGTTTATTTTAGGGACCTTCTCCTATTTTATCGCTGAACTCATTTGGAATTACCAAGTTTTATTTCTTTCACTTGGAGATCTACCTTTTCCAGGAATAAGTGACCTATTTTATTTTTTAAATACCATTTTATTTATAAGTGCCTTCATTTATCTCGTTTCAACAAAGAGTCAACGACTTCAACTTTTTAGTTTCCTCTTAGACTTACTTATTATTTACTCTGCTATTATTGTATTATTAGCAATGAAGTTTTTCGTCCCAATATTTGAGGCCAATGGATATACAACTTTGAGTATATTTGTTTCCACATTATACCCTGCTCTCGTATTGTTTTTGCTAATTTCAATGGTTATTTGTTTTCTTTATAAAAACGATACATTTGCTAGGGTCACTATGTTTCTGTTTATTGCTGCTATATCTCTACAAGTAATTGGTGATATGTTATTTACATACGCGATGTACCATTCAATGTTTAAACTAAATAGTTTTCTAGAACCTCTTTGGAGCCTTAGTATTATTTTGTTTGGAATAGCTGTTTATAGCTTATCTGAACATAAGGAAGTTAATCCTAACAAACCTCTTCTTCATATCTATCAAAGCTTCAAATGGAATGTATATAGAATGATTATCCAAAGTGGTTGTATTCTGACACTTCTCTACTTGCTCATTCAGAAAAACAATCTAATTTATAGCAGTGTTTTAACTGTCTTAATTATACTAGTTTTATTGCGTCAAATTCTATCTAGTTATCAAATACACAAACTTTTAAGTTCAATATCAGCATTAAAAGATGACCTAGAGCAAAAAGTGATCGAAAGAACTGAAGAGCTCTCTAGAAAAAATGAGGATCTATCAACAGCCGTTGAAAAAATAAATTACATGGCACTACATGATGATTTAACAGACCTTCCAAATCGCCGTGCTCTCCATGAAAAGCTCCAAGGATTAATTGGTGAAAATATCCCTTTCACCTTATTGTTCATTGATGTTAATAAATTCAAAGAGATCAATGACTCTCTCGGCCATAACTATGGTGACGAAGTTTTAAAAGGGATTTCACAAGTTTTACAGCATTCAATTAAAGACGTTGGAGTCGTCTTTCGGCAATCTGGTGATGAATTTATCATTACCATTGAAAATATAAATTCTCTGTTTATCGAGAATATTATTAATAAAATCATTCAGAATTCAATTGTACCACTGCAAGTAGTAGAGCAGAGAATAAATGTTAGCTTCAGTATTGGTGTTTCCCAGTATCCGAAAGATGGAAATAATCTTAACGAAATTATTAGATGTGCAGATTTTGCTATGTATAAAGCTAAAAATGATTGCATCGATTGTTGTTATCCCAATACCAAATAA
- a CDS encoding ArsR/SmtB family transcription factor codes for MEELKLLYTDQSVCFKEYELKFKALADEKRLQIMHELCVRKKICVCDLCEIVDMKQSKLSYHLKILLDAGFITKETEGTWSYYQLNESEVNKILSNQLCCIFTTE; via the coding sequence ATGGAAGAGTTAAAACTACTATATACTGACCAATCGGTTTGTTTTAAGGAATATGAACTAAAGTTCAAAGCATTAGCAGATGAAAAACGCCTACAAATTATGCATGAGTTATGTGTGCGTAAGAAAATTTGTGTTTGTGATCTATGCGAAATTGTCGATATGAAACAATCCAAATTGTCATACCACCTGAAGATATTACTAGATGCAGGCTTCATAACGAAAGAAACAGAAGGTACGTGGAGCTATTATCAGCTAAATGAAAGTGAAGTTAACAAAATCTTATCTAATCAACTATGTTGTATATTTACAACTGAATAA
- a CDS encoding YugN-like family protein: MIEMPSQIENQQYKLIDLEKKLKPLGYDIGGNWDYDHGYFDYKMDDEVSYLFLRVPFTAVEGELDRRGVVVQLGRPFLLSHVYQRGLDDHVHDPNPWVNQFSEPVDKDGQFPQNWVQTGKDLVKELEAVLLFS; the protein is encoded by the coding sequence ATGATTGAAATGCCATCGCAAATTGAAAATCAACAATATAAATTAATTGATCTTGAGAAAAAGTTAAAACCACTAGGCTATGACATTGGTGGTAATTGGGATTATGATCATGGTTACTTTGACTATAAAATGGATGACGAGGTTAGTTATTTATTTTTACGCGTACCATTTACCGCGGTTGAGGGCGAACTAGACCGAAGAGGGGTAGTTGTACAACTAGGCAGACCATTTTTATTATCACATGTATACCAAAGAGGATTAGATGATCATGTTCATGATCCGAACCCATGGGTCAACCAATTCTCGGAACCAGTAGATAAAGATGGTCAATTCCCGCAAAATTGGGTTCAAACAGGTAAAGACTTAGTGAAAGAGCTTGAAGCGGTGCTATTATTCAGCTAA
- a CDS encoding GntR family transcriptional regulator, whose protein sequence is MTVLDFSNKKSTTMATKVYDFLKNEIIRLKLPPGMSISENEIAVRLQVSRTPVREAFLRLSQEDLITVYPQKGSIVSLIDLDHLEESRYMREHLEVATAILACEDFSEEDFNEINGNLEAQTRCIAEKNYQKFYELDDEFHSIIFSACNKARIWNVIDNMMSINFSRMRYLSLSEKLNTDKIISQHHEIVEAIKERNPLRAEKVVREHLNLVVIDRKDLNKKYPNYFKS, encoded by the coding sequence ATGACTGTCTTAGATTTTTCTAATAAAAAAAGTACGACTATGGCAACGAAAGTTTATGACTTTCTAAAAAATGAAATAATTAGGTTAAAGCTACCGCCGGGAATGTCGATTAGTGAAAATGAAATAGCTGTACGACTTCAAGTAAGTCGAACGCCTGTAAGAGAGGCTTTTTTAAGGCTTTCTCAAGAAGATTTAATAACTGTTTACCCTCAGAAAGGTTCGATTGTTTCTCTTATTGATTTAGACCATTTAGAGGAGTCTAGATATATGAGGGAACACTTAGAAGTTGCTACCGCTATATTAGCTTGTGAAGATTTTTCAGAGGAGGATTTTAATGAAATTAATGGTAATTTAGAAGCGCAAACAAGATGCATTGCCGAAAAAAATTACCAAAAATTTTATGAGCTAGATGATGAATTTCATTCAATTATTTTCTCAGCATGTAATAAAGCAAGAATTTGGAATGTGATTGATAATATGATGAGCATAAATTTTAGCCGGATGCGTTACTTAAGTTTATCTGAAAAGTTAAATACAGATAAGATAATCTCTCAACATCATGAAATAGTAGAAGCGATTAAGGAACGAAATCCATTACGTGCTGAAAAAGTTGTTCGCGAACATTTAAATCTAGTAGTGATCGATCGTAAAGATTTAAATAAAAAGTATCCTAACTATTTTAAGTCATAA
- a CDS encoding potassium channel family protein, translating into MNFSAVAHTYARFPVVLRLFLMAAFLVFTAGVAIHYIEPDTFPTIFEGVWWALVTASTVGYGDYTPVTNVGRFLAFFVIMFGIGVVSFFVTSLASTAITTRNAFKHGELSFKKKEHYVVIGWNERAKNMILHLQQLNDRLDIVLIDQTMKQSPLNNNMLHFIRGNPLEDRTLKRANIEKATTVIITANLHGHEAEADSKSIITLLAIKGLNPNIYSVVEILTPDQKNNCLRAGADEIVETSLLTSLTMVNSTMYHGITKVIYQLLDHQSDHMLLYEEIPSHFIGKTFGECISQFEDKSKLVIGISRKDEIILHPLTSSVMEDGDKFIIIKR; encoded by the coding sequence ATGAACTTTTCTGCAGTTGCTCATACGTATGCCAGATTTCCAGTTGTTCTGCGTTTATTTTTAATGGCTGCTTTTTTAGTATTTACAGCAGGGGTTGCAATTCACTATATTGAGCCAGACACGTTTCCTACAATATTTGAGGGTGTTTGGTGGGCCCTGGTAACAGCTTCCACTGTTGGTTATGGTGACTATACTCCAGTTACAAATGTCGGTCGGTTTCTCGCTTTTTTCGTGATCATGTTTGGCATTGGTGTCGTTTCTTTTTTTGTGACATCATTAGCTTCAACTGCAATTACAACGCGTAATGCATTTAAACATGGTGAGCTTTCTTTTAAAAAAAAGGAGCATTACGTTGTCATTGGTTGGAATGAACGAGCAAAAAATATGATTTTACACTTGCAACAGTTAAATGATCGCCTAGATATTGTTCTCATTGACCAAACAATGAAGCAATCACCACTAAACAATAATATGCTACATTTTATCAGGGGTAATCCTTTAGAAGATCGAACCTTAAAGCGAGCGAATATTGAAAAAGCGACGACTGTTATTATTACAGCTAATCTTCATGGTCATGAAGCCGAGGCCGATTCAAAAAGTATTATTACATTACTTGCAATTAAAGGGTTAAATCCGAATATCTATAGTGTTGTAGAAATATTAACACCTGATCAAAAAAATAATTGTTTACGCGCTGGCGCGGATGAAATCGTTGAAACATCGCTACTTACTAGCTTAACAATGGTCAATAGTACGATGTATCATGGAATTACAAAGGTCATTTATCAGCTTCTAGACCATCAAAGTGATCACATGCTTTTATATGAAGAAATCCCTAGTCATTTCATTGGTAAGACATTTGGAGAATGTATTTCACAATTTGAGGATAAAAGTAAACTCGTTATCGGAATCAGTCGCAAAGATGAAATTATTTTACATCCGTTAACATCCTCCGTCATGGAAGATGGAGATAAATTTATTATCATAAAACGTTAA
- a CDS encoding iron-containing alcohol dehydrogenase has protein sequence MDNFIFQNPTKLIFGRDQIELLPKEVPQYGNRVLLVYGGGSIKRNGLYDAVLKQLSLCGAEVFELAGVEPNPRLTTVHKGVEICKKEKIEFILAVGGGSVLDCTKAIAAGAHYDGDVWDIVTKKHFPTSALPFGTILTLAATGSEMNSGSVITNWETKEKYGWGSPLVFPKFSILDPINTFSVPKDHTVYGIVDMMTHVFEQYFHPTTNTPLQERMCEAVLLTVTEAAPKLLEDLENYELRETILYSGTIALNGFLQMGARGDWASHNIEHSISAVYDIPHAGGLAIIYPQWLRHVKDIGLRKLNQLAVRVWNVDPSNKTEQEIAEEGISKLEQFWQSLGAPSRLKDYNIDDSNVDVMADKAMVNGPFGNFKKLEKEDVVEILTKSL, from the coding sequence CTACAAAGTTAATATTTGGGCGAGATCAAATTGAACTATTGCCAAAAGAGGTACCCCAGTATGGAAATAGGGTGCTACTAGTTTATGGTGGTGGTAGTATTAAACGAAATGGCTTGTATGATGCTGTTTTAAAACAATTAAGTCTTTGTGGTGCAGAGGTTTTTGAGTTAGCGGGAGTTGAACCAAATCCACGCCTTACGACAGTACATAAAGGTGTAGAAATTTGTAAAAAAGAAAAGATTGAATTTATTTTGGCTGTTGGTGGTGGTAGTGTCCTTGATTGCACGAAGGCTATTGCTGCAGGTGCTCACTACGATGGCGATGTTTGGGACATTGTTACGAAAAAGCATTTTCCAACTTCGGCTCTTCCATTCGGAACGATTTTAACATTAGCAGCGACGGGATCTGAAATGAATTCAGGTTCAGTAATTACAAATTGGGAAACGAAAGAAAAGTATGGATGGGGTAGCCCACTTGTTTTTCCGAAATTTTCAATATTAGATCCAATCAATACTTTTTCTGTTCCTAAGGATCACACGGTTTATGGAATTGTTGATATGATGACACATGTATTTGAACAATATTTTCATCCGACTACAAACACACCACTTCAAGAAAGAATGTGTGAAGCAGTTTTGTTAACAGTTACTGAAGCAGCACCAAAATTATTAGAAGACCTTGAAAATTACGAACTTCGCGAGACGATTCTTTATTCTGGTACGATTGCATTAAATGGATTTTTGCAAATGGGTGCAAGAGGGGACTGGGCATCTCATAATATTGAGCATTCAATTTCAGCGGTTTATGATATACCACACGCAGGCGGCTTAGCTATTATTTATCCTCAGTGGCTACGTCATGTGAAGGACATTGGTCTACGCAAGCTAAATCAGCTTGCTGTAAGAGTTTGGAATGTTGATCCAAGCAACAAGACAGAGCAAGAAATTGCTGAAGAAGGAATTAGTAAGCTTGAGCAATTTTGGCAGAGCCTAGGAGCGCCTAGTCGCCTTAAGGATTACAACATTGATGATTCAAATGTGGATGTAATGGCAGATAAAGCAATGGTGAACGGTCCATTCGGTAATTTTAAAAAGTTAGAGAAAGAAGATGTCGTTGAAATTCTGACAAAATCACTATAA
- a CDS encoding TRAP transporter substrate-binding protein yields MKKFKFLSAIFAAVLVMSACGSDDSSEPKDNGTPAQDETVSIEWKFGHLANEDHMWHKTAEKFSELVSEKTNQQIKIEIYPNNQLGGETDTINSIKAGTADLVISGETMANWAPKAALMAVPYAFRDEAHLIKVIEGEIGQGIEAEIIEKVGLTPLYYHTRAPRNLTSNKPISTPEDLSGFRMRVPNVPLFLSVWETAGARPQVMDFNEVFTGLQQGVIDGQENPLDLIHSAGFAEVQGYVNETEHVYSWIYILIGNEQLAELSDELKAAVMEAAAEAQVYGKELFDTEFSGYKDDLIEKGMQFNSDVNQDAFREAMLPAIQEKLTEEQYSLYEQILEVK; encoded by the coding sequence GTGAAAAAATTTAAATTCTTATCTGCAATTTTTGCAGCGGTCTTAGTAATGTCAGCTTGTGGATCTGATGACTCATCAGAACCGAAAGATAATGGAACACCAGCTCAAGATGAAACAGTATCGATTGAATGGAAATTTGGACACCTTGCAAATGAAGATCATATGTGGCATAAGACGGCTGAGAAGTTTAGTGAATTAGTAAGTGAAAAAACTAATCAGCAAATTAAAATTGAAATTTATCCTAATAACCAACTTGGTGGGGAAACAGATACAATTAATAGTATTAAAGCAGGTACTGCAGACTTAGTAATCTCTGGAGAAACAATGGCAAACTGGGCTCCAAAAGCTGCTTTAATGGCTGTTCCATATGCTTTTAGAGATGAGGCACATTTAATAAAGGTAATCGAAGGTGAAATTGGACAAGGAATCGAAGCAGAAATTATTGAAAAAGTTGGCTTGACACCACTTTATTATCATACTCGTGCACCACGTAACTTAACATCTAATAAGCCAATTTCTACTCCGGAAGATTTATCTGGTTTTAGAATGCGTGTTCCAAACGTTCCTTTATTCTTAAGTGTTTGGGAAACAGCAGGAGCAAGACCGCAAGTGATGGATTTCAACGAAGTATTTACTGGTTTACAGCAAGGGGTAATTGATGGCCAGGAAAATCCATTAGACTTAATTCATAGTGCTGGATTTGCGGAAGTACAAGGTTATGTAAATGAAACAGAACATGTTTATTCGTGGATTTATATTTTAATAGGTAATGAACAATTAGCTGAATTATCTGATGAACTTAAAGCCGCAGTTATGGAAGCGGCTGCAGAAGCTCAAGTATATGGTAAAGAACTTTTTGATACAGAATTTAGTGGATATAAAGACGATTTAATTGAAAAAGGTATGCAGTTCAATAGTGATGTTAACCAAGATGCATTCCGTGAAGCAATGCTTCCTGCAATTCAAGAAAAATTAACAGAAGAGCAATATTCACTTTATGAGCAAATTCTAGAAGTAAAATAA
- a CDS encoding glucose-6-phosphate isomerase, with amino-acid sequence MSEKLHFDYSKALDFIQEHEVTYLQDAVTAAHLALHNKTGAGNEYVGWVDLPENYDREEFTRIKKAAEKIKSDSDVLLVVGIGGSYLGARAAIEALNHTFYNVLSKETRKTPQVIFVGHNISSTYVRDLFDVLEGKDVSVNVISKSGTTTEPAIAFRIFREYLEKKYGVEEARKRIFATTDKERGALKTLAADEGYESFVVPDDVGGRYSVLTAVGLLPIAVSGVDIDAMMQGASDARTDLENPDMNTNNAYQYAAVRNALYNKGKTIELMVNYEPSLHYVAEWWKQLFGESEGKDQKGIFPASVDFSTDLHSMGQYVQDGRRDLFETVLQVEKVEKEIFIEEASSDLDGLNYLAGKTMDFVNKKAFQGTMLAHTDGGVPNLVVSIPELTPYHFGYMVYFFEKACAISGYLLGVNPFDQPGVEAYKKNMFALLGKPGFEEEKAKLEARLK; translated from the coding sequence ATGAGTGAAAAATTACATTTTGACTACTCAAAAGCATTAGACTTTATCCAAGAACATGAAGTTACATATTTACAAGATGCAGTGACAGCTGCTCATTTGGCGTTACATAATAAAACAGGTGCAGGAAATGAATACGTAGGTTGGGTTGACCTTCCTGAAAACTACGATCGTGAAGAGTTTACCCGAATTAAAAAAGCTGCTGAGAAAATTAAAAGTGATTCTGATGTATTACTTGTTGTTGGTATTGGAGGATCATATTTAGGAGCTCGGGCTGCAATTGAAGCTTTAAATCATACATTTTATAATGTTCTTTCAAAAGAAACGAGAAAGACACCACAAGTTATTTTTGTAGGCCATAATATTAGTTCTACTTACGTTCGCGATTTATTTGACGTCCTTGAGGGCAAAGATGTTTCAGTTAACGTTATTTCCAAATCAGGGACAACAACAGAACCGGCAATTGCTTTCCGTATTTTCCGTGAGTATTTAGAAAAAAAATACGGTGTTGAAGAAGCTCGTAAACGTATTTTTGCTACAACCGATAAAGAGCGTGGTGCATTAAAAACATTAGCGGCTGATGAAGGTTACGAATCATTTGTCGTTCCAGATGACGTTGGTGGACGTTACTCAGTGCTAACTGCTGTTGGACTATTACCAATCGCAGTAAGTGGCGTTGATATTGATGCCATGATGCAAGGAGCTAGTGACGCGAGAACTGACCTTGAAAATCCAGATATGAACACGAATAATGCCTATCAGTATGCGGCTGTTCGTAATGCCCTGTACAACAAAGGAAAAACGATTGAACTAATGGTAAACTATGAGCCATCGCTTCACTATGTTGCAGAGTGGTGGAAACAGCTTTTCGGTGAAAGTGAAGGAAAAGACCAAAAAGGAATTTTCCCAGCATCTGTAGATTTCTCGACAGATCTTCATTCAATGGGCCAATACGTACAAGATGGACGCCGCGACTTATTTGAAACCGTTCTTCAAGTTGAGAAAGTTGAGAAAGAAATCTTCATTGAGGAAGCATCAAGTGATTTAGATGGACTTAATTACTTAGCTGGCAAGACAATGGATTTTGTAAACAAAAAGGCGTTCCAAGGTACAATGCTTGCTCACACAGACGGAGGCGTTCCTAACTTAGTTGTATCTATTCCAGAACTGACGCCATATCATTTCGGCTACATGGTGTATTTCTTCGAGAAAGCTTGCGCGATTAGTGGTTACTTATTAGGAGTTAACCCATTTGACCAACCAGGTGTAGAGGCCTATAAGAAAAATATGTTTGCTCTACTTGGCAAGCCAGGATTTGAAGAAGAAAAAGCAAAATTAGAAGCACGCTTGAAATAA
- a CDS encoding TRAP transporter small permease, whose protein sequence is MRSTKLLDRTLEAATILTFTALIIVVVIQIVSRYLPYSFIWTEELSRFLFLYSIAFSAPLALKDKEFISVDLLLNYLPNRIRQIYEGIVYLLIVIFSAIVTFYGYKFILIGKGQTSATMAIDMSIIHACITVSMVFIGIYALLHVVDYFKGLQKGSEN, encoded by the coding sequence GTGAGGAGTACAAAACTATTAGACCGCACACTGGAAGCAGCGACAATATTAACTTTTACAGCACTAATTATTGTTGTGGTTATCCAAATTGTTTCCCGCTATTTGCCCTATTCATTTATTTGGACCGAAGAATTATCACGGTTCTTATTTCTATATTCGATAGCTTTTTCGGCGCCATTAGCTTTAAAGGATAAAGAATTTATCAGTGTCGACTTACTGCTTAATTACCTTCCAAATCGAATACGACAAATTTACGAAGGTATCGTTTACTTACTAATTGTTATTTTTTCAGCAATTGTAACTTTTTATGGTTATAAATTTATTTTGATTGGAAAAGGTCAAACTTCAGCAACTATGGCAATAGATATGTCTATTATTCATGCTTGTATTACTGTCTCAATGGTATTTATTGGGATTTACGCGTTACTTCACGTTGTTGATTATTTTAAAGGCCTCCAAAAGGGGAGTGAAAACTAA
- a CDS encoding sugar kinase codes for MKDVITIGDAMITFNPSSTGPMRFVQSFERKVGGAELNFAIGCSRLGLSTGWISRLGNDEFGKFIYNFVRGEGIDVSEVKLVNGHPTSLNFKEVMESGDGSTYYYRSNSPTLALTNENITDSYFQNTKLLHISGVFPAIDPKNVKLIHTAISVAKRQNLIISFDPNIRLKLWSKERAKEVLLEFLPYVDIFLTGLEEAELLFGTSEPQKIIAECKKLGISHIVIKLGDKGSIGYHNGEYLEAPAVLAKKVVDTVGAGDGFDAGFVYGVLNGWDLSKTLNFANTIGSIVVSVKGDNEGLPYLEDVLIKLGERDFIER; via the coding sequence ATGAAAGATGTTATTACTATTGGGGATGCAATGATTACATTTAATCCATCATCTACCGGCCCAATGAGGTTCGTTCAATCTTTTGAACGTAAAGTAGGCGGAGCTGAATTAAACTTTGCAATTGGGTGCTCTAGATTGGGCTTAAGTACTGGGTGGATTAGTAGATTAGGAAATGATGAATTCGGTAAGTTTATCTATAATTTTGTCCGTGGAGAAGGGATAGACGTTTCTGAAGTTAAGTTGGTTAATGGACATCCTACCTCATTAAACTTTAAAGAAGTCATGGAAAGCGGAGATGGAAGTACATATTATTACCGCTCCAATTCACCGACCCTAGCATTAACGAACGAAAACATAACTGATTCCTATTTTCAAAATACCAAGTTACTACATATATCTGGAGTTTTCCCTGCAATTGACCCAAAAAATGTAAAGCTTATTCATACTGCTATCTCAGTAGCCAAAAGACAAAATCTTATAATATCTTTTGATCCAAATATTCGTTTGAAATTGTGGAGTAAAGAAAGAGCTAAAGAGGTATTACTAGAGTTTTTACCGTATGTTGATATTTTCCTAACAGGATTAGAAGAAGCAGAACTTTTATTTGGGACTAGTGAACCGCAAAAAATAATTGCAGAGTGCAAGAAACTGGGAATATCTCATATTGTAATTAAACTAGGAGATAAAGGTTCAATAGGTTATCACAACGGAGAGTATTTAGAAGCTCCTGCTGTTTTAGCTAAGAAGGTAGTTGATACTGTTGGAGCTGGAGACGGTTTTGATGCCGGTTTTGTTTATGGAGTATTAAATGGATGGGACTTAAGCAAAACTTTAAACTTTGCTAATACAATTGGTTCAATCGTAGTAAGTGTAAAAGGTGATAATGAAGGTCTACCATACCTTGAAGATGTTTTAATTAAACTTGGTGAAAGGGACTTTATTGAAAGATAG
- the allD gene encoding ureidoglycolate dehydrogenase: MDNILVKSEELKSLVVKKLTQAGLNEGHAHVVADVLVHADLRGVSSHGVLRTEHYVKRLLEGGVNPNAKFSMKETGPCTAVFDGDDGMGHVVLKEAMEHAITMAEKNGIGMMTAINSSHCGALSYFAQQAASKNMIGVAMTHTDSIVVPFGGAKPFLGTNPIAYGFPAKRNKPVILDMATSNVALGKILHARESGTAIPAEWGVDENGIGTTDPHNVKALSPFAGPKGYGLGLVVEIFSGLLAGAAFGPHITKMYGDYNKSRKLGHYLCAIDPTVFTDKNDFLENMDRMIDEIHELEPAKGFRNVMVPGEPEQLKEEMALKTGVPITENVYQYLVSK, translated from the coding sequence ATGGATAATATCTTAGTGAAATCCGAAGAATTGAAGAGTTTAGTTGTTAAGAAGTTAACTCAAGCAGGACTTAATGAAGGTCATGCTCATGTTGTTGCAGATGTATTAGTTCATGCAGATTTACGTGGTGTCAGTTCTCATGGGGTTCTTAGAACCGAACATTATGTAAAAAGACTGTTGGAGGGGGGGGTAAATCCTAACGCCAAATTTTCTATGAAAGAAACTGGACCTTGTACTGCTGTTTTTGATGGAGATGACGGGATGGGGCATGTTGTTTTAAAAGAAGCAATGGAGCATGCTATTACAATGGCAGAAAAGAATGGAATTGGTATGATGACAGCTATTAACAGCAGTCATTGTGGAGCATTGTCTTACTTTGCTCAACAAGCAGCTTCCAAAAACATGATTGGGGTGGCAATGACACACACTGATAGTATTGTTGTTCCTTTTGGTGGAGCAAAACCATTCTTAGGTACAAACCCAATTGCATATGGTTTCCCTGCCAAACGAAACAAACCAGTAATTTTGGATATGGCGACTAGTAATGTAGCCCTTGGTAAAATTCTTCATGCACGCGAAAGTGGAACAGCTATTCCTGCTGAATGGGGAGTTGATGAAAACGGTATCGGAACAACTGATCCGCATAATGTGAAAGCGTTATCACCGTTTGCGGGGCCAAAAGGATATGGGTTAGGTTTAGTTGTTGAGATTTTTTCAGGATTATTAGCTGGCGCAGCTTTTGGGCCACACATTACAAAAATGTACGGTGATTACAATAAATCTCGAAAATTAGGCCATTACCTATGTGCAATTGATCCTACAGTGTTTACTGATAAGAATGATTTCTTGGAAAATATGGATCGTATGATTGATGAGATCCATGAATTAGAACCAGCCAAAGGATTTAGAAATGTAATGGTTCCAGGCGAGCCGGAACAGTTAAAAGAAGAAATGGCTTTAAAGACAGGCGTGCCAATAACAGAAAATGTTTATCAATACCTTGTCTCTAAGTAA